The proteins below are encoded in one region of Vulpes lagopus strain Blue_001 chromosome 10, ASM1834538v1, whole genome shotgun sequence:
- the PSMG4 gene encoding proteasome assembly chaperone 4, with translation MEGPRAAAGGDVSLHNFSARLWEQLVHFHVMRLTDSLFLWVGATPHLRNLAVAMCNRYDSIPVSTSLLGDTSDTTSTGLAQRLARKTNKQVFVSYNLQNTDSNFALLVENRIKEEMDAFPEKF, from the exons ATGGAGGGGCcgcgggccgcggcgggcggggacGTCTCCCTGCACAACTTCAGCGCGAGGCTGTGGGAGCAGCTCGTGCACTTCCACGTCATGCGGCTGACCGACTCGCTCTTCCTGTGGGTGGGGGCCACGCCGCACCTGCGCAACCTCGCCGTGGCCATGTGCAACCGCTAC GATTCCATCCCCGTGTCTACCTCCCTCCTCGGAGACACTTCTGACACGACCTCCACTGGCCTTGCGCAGCGCTTAG CCCGGAAGACCAACAAACAGGTGTTTGTCAGCTATAACCTTCAAAACACGGACAGTAACTTCGCGTTACTGGTAGAAAACAGGATCAAGGAAGAAATGGACGCTTTTCCGGAGAAGTTCTAG